One window of the Candidatus Saccharibacteria bacterium genome contains the following:
- a CDS encoding DUF427 domain-containing protein, which produces MKAVWNGTVIAEADKNDLIYIEGNWYFPPTSVQHELLSESPTPYTCPWKGKCQYYTVTVDGQTNADAAWSYPEPLPTAIERVHKDFSGYVAFWRGVEVSGE; this is translated from the coding sequence ATGAAAGCAGTATGGAACGGAACAGTCATAGCAGAGGCAGATAAAAATGATCTTATATACATAGAGGGGAACTGGTATTTTCCTCCCACGAGTGTGCAGCATGAGCTACTGAGCGAAAGCCCAACGCCCTATACCTGCCCTTGGAAGGGCAAGTGTCAGTACTACACAGTCACGGTAGACGGTCAAACAAACGCCGATGCTGCCTGGAGCTACCCAGAGCCACTGCCGACGGCCATTGAGCGAGTGCATAAAGACTTTAGTGGCTACGTCGCCTTCTGGCGCGGAGTAGAGGTGAGCGGTGAATAG